aatataataaaattccttttcaataataatgtttatattttacagaAGGAATTGCTCGATTAAAGGAAAaggcaaagagaagaaaaggaagaggacaTGGAGCTGAATTGGTATCAACAAGAGATGATGTGGGTCATTATGAATCTATGCACGTtgtagaagaagatgatgatgaaccTGGCCCACAAAGAtgtaattcaaattatttatgaatgaatttataatgttTGTATGTAGTActaagaattctttttaaaatttctagCTGTGGAAGGATggattttgtttattaattcaGTGCATGAAGAAGCTCAAGAAGACGATATACAAGATAAATTTTCTGAATTTGGACAAATAAAAAACCTACATTTAAATTTAGACAGAAGAACAGGTTTCTTGAAAGGTTATGCTTTAGTAGAATATGAAACATTCAAAGAAGCACAAGCTGCAAAAGAGGCATTAAATGGTACTGACATTTTAGGTCAACCAATTTCTGTTGATTGGTGTTTTGTTAAAGGACCTAAAAAGTAAGTTAAatctttttacattaatttatttattattatatgtattttatttatattatttgtatcttACATGCTTGTCTGCTTTCAGAATTAGGAAAAGGAGCCATAGAAGACGgtgaaaataaatacgagtatacatatacatacatatatgatatgatgatataaaaaaataacttctactatttgtatctttaaaagtaatcaatatataatttaagagTAACAATATTAATGTGGAAAATGATAATTGACCACTAATTTTGACCAGAATatgtttctcttatttttcaaatgtcacaataacatttaattttatcttatcaattaaatttatacttgtattcatcatataaataaaatgcttAACGGgcttatgtttcttttttgattttatatatttttaaattatcgtaTCAATAAAACATccaattttttagaaatatatcaaaaaaatactTTCCGTTTGTTATTCCATCGTTTAATGTAATCTTGCATAAAGTAAGAATTAGTcctttattaattcttatgtTAGGTACATGTTTCAGTGTACTGTAGATGCATTTGCTTATTGCACAAGCATGTAATTCAATTtccatttataaataacataagaTATGCaaccttcttttctatttgttgTACAAAATATGttgataaataagaatataaaatagaattaagcataataattaagatttgctttcttctttgcttGAACTTCATTAATTGCTTCCATCAAGTCTTCATGAGTAACTGCAGTTGCATTACGTCTTAAAGCAATCATGCCCTATAAATAAGAACGAACATTAGACTGTAGTGAGTAATATAACATGAAATGATATAAGGCTGAAGATATAAAGCTGTTACATACTGCTTCAACACACACAGCTTTACATTGTGCTCCATTAAAATCATCAGTTGATCTAGACAACTCTTCAAAATTAACATCTGGAGACATATTCATTTTACGCGAATGAATTTGCATAATTCGTGCTCTAGCTTCTTCATTAGGATGTGgaaattcgatttttctatCCAAACGCCCTGATCTCAATAGAGCAGGATCTAAAATATCTACTCTATTTGTAGCAGCTATTACTTTTATGTCAGCTGTTGAACTGAATCCATCTAATTGATTGAGAAGTTCCAACATAGTACGTTGTACTTCCCTATCACCAGCTTTTTCTGAATCAAATCTCTTGGTACCAATAGCATCCAATTCATCTATGAATATAATTGCTGGTGCTTTCTCTTTAGCTAAAGAAAATGCATCTCTAACCAATTTCGCACCATCACCAATGAACATTTGCACAAGCTGTGGTCCAgctaattttaaaaatgttgattTAGTTTGTGCTGCACATGCTCTGGCTAACAAAGTTTTTCCTGTTCCCGGTGGACCATATAAGAGTACACCTTTTGGTGGTTGTATTCCCAGATTTTCAAACTTCTTTTTATGAACCATTGGTAAAACTACAGCTTCTATCAATTCTTGAATTTGATTATCTAATCCTCCAATATCAGAATATTGTTCAGTTGGTCTTTCATCAACCTCCATTGCTTTAACTCGAGCATCATATTCAGCGGGTAATGTTTCAAGAACAAGATAACTATCTTTATTAACTCCTACCAAATCTCCAGGTTTTAAAGATTCTGCATCTACCAAGCCTATTACTGGAAGAAAATATGTTTGACGAGTTGATGTCTTTATAACAGCACATTTGCCTTTTCTTTGAGCATCTAAATCAACAACAGCACCATCTTCTTCTCCCATATCCTGTGGATCTACATCCAGTAATTCAATAACATTAGAAACTAAATATGGTAATGTTTTGttaacttttatcttttctgtGTTTTCCttgattttatcattttgtgCTTGTAGTTCATGTGAAATTCGCATAACTtcacttttcattattttaatttcattatccaATAACCTGGTTCTTGATACTATTTCATCAGTAGACATCCGTAATACATCTTCACCCAAAATTTCCTAAAAATTAGATATCAAATTACATtacaataacatttatttcaataaggattaaatatctatagtatttaatatacatatagtctAGTCTATATAGACAATAaagattaaaacaaaaattcctTCATTGATAATCAGAAATATttagtatattaaatatattaattatacagtTAACACgttatattcaatttatcatgttttctgtttattacaaataatattgtatagtaCATAATACTCTTTATTCGTTTAGATATGCTTGTCATGCAATCATTCATAACctttaatcaaaaattttatttattttacctcTCCGTCTTCCCAAATAGATTTATCTTCTAGAGTAGCCATTTATGctcaatatgtatattattaaacttttataatttagaacaattttaatgtatttaaatacttCTTTTCTGGTTAAAATCTAACTTTTAACTCTAGTAATGCTCTCGAACTATTTTTAACTAAGATGGAGACAAGAcgtatgataaatttttaaggaACAATACACCACCATACGGTGAGAATTGAAAGATATTAGTCATCTATCGATAAAATGAGACTTCGTCAATACCGACGTATAATAAGTTCATAAAAATTGCTACATGCACAAAGACTATTTTAtagtttcattaatttaacctattcattaatatatttattattacacgattttaaagaaatttatttcgcgaatatgaaatgtataataaacaaaataataacagacgaataaaaaatatactactTATACATGTGATAAATgattcattatatatgtatgtcaaaTCTAAAACCAAAAATGCATTAAAGCAAAACAGAAATCCGATAAATTGAAtgcattaaaaaatacaaatcaatttcattcttaattaatatgtaaagAGTAGTACCATGTTCGAAGATAACATGACCATAATATCAAagcatttattaaaattagtaTAATTTAGGCAATACAGTTAAAAGGTTCATCTGGCACAAGATGgttttttaaattgatctatattatatattgcattataaataatcaaaatatgtGAGTGTACCTTGTGTGTGCACGTGTGTGTTGTATTAATTGTAACatgtaaataatttgatttttatcaataaaaaaaatgcaatttaTGATACAAAAATTCCTATGATGTACCataaagcaaaaataaatgtaGTACAATACATGGAGCAGTATTTGATTTTTGTacattatatagttatatcatAGTTAATGTATTGTACATTATATTTGTGgtattttaaaaacattatgAGAACTTCATTGTTAAATATTCCTGATAAAGGactagatttatttattttacagagCCATAGTTCAGTAAAGTTATCTTTCTaagtaaaatgattaaaatatctaaattcattgctaaaattcattttttcacaATTCCATCTTTTAGGCACACCTGTTCAGTAAAATTACTATAGATTTCCATCCTAAAGcgatttttacataatataatataagtagtataagataaattaattacatttaaattgatttcataagaaataataattaaatataaagtactatatgaaataattgtcCGATTATATCAATGTTACCAAAAGTAAAGtggatataaaatacttttctgCAGAAAGCAAAAATTCATAGTTTACAGATTTCTACTTAATTCAAATTAATGGTAAAAACCATACAATTGTTTATAAAGCACCTGCACTATTGTAAAAatcgttctgtttttttcaTAGCACTTATGCACTTCATGTTAAAGTagcaatttatttttgtcatgataataataaatgaaaattccataaaattaaatctacatatttttcaatgtgaACTCGAAATTTTCATCATATtccaatatacatatactaaaaaaaaaaatttttttttttctagataattataatagaatgtttttgaataattgatctctatgtatatacaatgcgtttttcatttaatttacttAATGACATGagaaatgtataatacatGAGTATTATAAGTACTATGAtcacaatcttttttttgttttgtaatatACCCTCcaatatatagattttatttatcaatattttactaTCCGGCGATGCTTGTACTTAAATAACTATATTAAAGACAATagtattattcgttttttttttaatttcatgcTTCTTTTAAGTAAAGATCAACCCTTTGAAATAGTCCTCATTAAACTATTATCCGAAAATCTAGATGTAGtagtatttattaacaaaaactGGCAGCGCTTTGTTCGATGTAtgtcaatataattatttataaaatattaatttacgaacaataattacatttgaaaaatctttttccacatgattctaaaattttttcatgttcattgttttataatatatgtactcAAATTCGGTCTTTAATAAGAtcacatatattaattaaaaattattccataccaaaaaaatcatatttgtaataatgtcTCAGTAATGTTTGTTACAGAATGAATAGAACGTCTATGATTGAAACAACTATCGTTGTCTCACTTAAaaacatagaaatattattatgttctCGATTAGATTTAATACAGAATACACACACGCCACACACAATGCATTCATACACACAGAAAAGCTGCACTTTAATCATTGTGTTTCGACagaattcatataaatatcatatatttttttgaaaaataattatcaaagtattttttctttcacaatatttactttacacacgtaaatataataaattttgcaaataaataattaaaattcaaagttATAAATTAAGTAATTATCTGTCATTcacattcttttataattaggCCTTTGAACACACaaagttaatataattttaatttattattatacatattgcTCATgtgaaattaattcattttattaagtCGTCACATTTACGAATTGTAGCACAACCAATCTGTGTTGTATAATTGCTACTAATTTTCtcatatatttcttgaaaaatatgttatttgtTACTtgcttataattattaaatatatgtctGTGACTGATATATTCCAAtcatttttgataaaagaataagatatttttataatgaattattcaaagatattttatgtatacacCAAACTTCGTTTTCTATGAAGTATGCCCTGAGACTGTATACAGAGCTTTCTgtttatattcatacatacacatttctGAGTATATCAATGTGTATATTatgatttctttcattaagTAGCGCttgaaaattctaatttcaAGTGTGccaaattgtattaaatatatttgtaatgggaatcttttatatttcattgcaCTTgtgtattatttgtataacatacaacattttcttttttttatcgaagaagagaagactGAGCCAAATcttaatcttaaaaaattcttataactTGATCTCATTATGCACTAACTGCATATTAAGCGTATCATTAGTGtaaaatactatattttatgaatactTAACGAATATGTAATGCGTTTGAAGACTATCTGCattgaatttataatgaaaaacattgaagcaaaaataaaataatatttgatttgactGTCCATATTTATAAGTTAcctacaattttataatacatttctcAATTagacttataaaaaaaaaaagtaaagcgGAATCTGTATACAGAGTGCAATTCCTACATTAAACTGAATACTTAGAGCCCACTTTTTTCATTGGTATTAATCTGAGGCCTTTAGCCAACATCTGAGCTTCAAGATCACGATCTTCATCCTGATACctggagaaaaatatatatatatatataatgtttcaataaacatttacataaaatatattacaaactcGACCACAATGGAATACAATTTACAATACCTTTGTCGTTCTTCTTCTAAAAGAGCTATAAGTGTATCTCGTTTTTCAACAATCTCTAACATTTCGGTCAAtatttctccttccttttcaacATCAGCACTCGTCTTCTTTTCATCTAACAAAACAcagatataaatttcatacagtacaaaaatataatcctAATTAAATactaaatgttttattaatatattatttgttatagaaaactaaaagaatcattataaatatttaccatCATCAGCTAAACGTTCGCGTAACTCTTGTTGTAATCTTTCATGACGATCTTCCAGTTGTACTTCTTGTGCACGTACTAGAAGTTCTTTTTCATATCTACGTAATTCTGTACGTTCTTTCATCAAATCAAACCATTCCCTTAATAAATCTGCTTCTTCTCTATCTGAACAATCTAAACACATcatatcattgaaaaattttgaattgatatcacatgtatgtgtgttcacaacttttttcgaaatattttaaaattatataataaataattacatacctCCTTCCCCACGAAGTGCTTTTTCAACACTAACACCCCTACTTTCTAATTCTCTTTGCTTTACTTCtgtttcttctaattttctttgtatttcctGTGCCATCCTCAGTCTACAAATCAAGcactgttattttttttctttttgataacaTGAAAtctcttaaatatttttccgtTTACATACCGTTTCAATTGTGCTTGCCGCGTTAATTTCCtcattgtttttgttttacgtGAAATGCTATTACAAGATCCTTCTGTAGCAGTAGCCTTTTGTACTTGAGATGTAGACAAAGCTGCAGTCTTTGTATCATCTTCTGATAAACTATCAtctgacataaaaaaaaatttatttatatattctaatatatcacGATATCgcaatgttttaatatttatgattattaccTGAAATATGTGTTGTAACATTGATGTAATCTTGGGGTGGTGGAGGGATATCTGGAGGATTTTCATTGAGGTAGTTTCCTATAAGCATACTTTCACAAACACTCTTGGGCCTTGCCTTTAATTTTGTAGAATCCACTTTATCAATCtgaaaaaatgtatagaaatgatttttatttgaatttgataagattttgatattaattccATATAAAAGTCAGGGTATGTTCAATACACACTATGTACATTGTTTAAAAGCAAATACTGAAATAAAATCACTCTCTAAAAAAAGCATgaatgtttcaaataaaaccCTAATACAACTACTGTCATTTgctaaaaaaaatcattactaCAGTGCAAAGGCACAACATTTGCTAGAAACTACAATTGGATATGgcgtacatataaaatttgttaagcATTCAGAAAAGTATACAgcaaacgaaaataaaatcgtggTACCTGCATGATATGCAATAGCTAATACAAATACTGGCACAAGTAAACTAATATGGCAAAAGTTAATATCAATGACTTAGTTGCTTACATCTGACCCATCCgaatacgatttatataaCTGAAACATTTTAAGACGAACCAGTTAGaagtggataaaaaaaaaacgtgcgCACCACGTTCAAGGAAATGTGGCATGAAAATTTGCCTTCACTTACTTTGCCCTTAGATTTTGATGTAAGACGGAACATCGATAGCTTGTCCTTTTGCGGAGAGACCGACGTTTCCTTCTTGAAGAAGAAGTCAGAGACTGCTTGAATAAtactttttcgtctttctggatcctttgctttttttgtttctcctttcattCCACTAGTTACATTATCAGAATTGGGCGCATTAGTTGCTTTTGATAATTCGTCCATTGATTTTGCACTAATGGTTGATACATCTTTAAGATTCATTTTTTTAGTTATTGCTTTCATATTATCTGTACTTTTACTCGTTTGAAGCTTGGATCCTGGCTTACTTATAGTGAAACTAAAAGATCTGCTTTTAACTTCTGGTGATGCTATatcttctgtttttcttctctcttcgaccGAATGTTGCCTACGTGCaaacttcatttttaattccttGATTTTATCCTCTGGACTTAATCCTAGATCTTCATCACTCTTCAACctagctctttctctcgcatctTGTCGTGCCTTTTCAGTTGTTCTTTTGGCCTCTTCATGTTTGCATCTAGGTGGAGCAATAGGAGTTTTGAAATCCTTGTCCATTTCATTATGCGATTTTGGAGATGCAAAATTTTCAGATTGTTCTGTTTGATTTGtgctttttttataagaagtACTTTCATTGTTTTCTGCTTTTTGAGATGATATATTAGAATCAACAGGCAATGACTGTTCTGtctgcaatatttttttggcATCAGCAAATGTCATATTATGACTATTACTAATTTGCGTTTCTAAAGATGTTGGTACGAATTTAGTTGCAGATGTATTATTAGCTGCAGCAGCAATGGTAGGTAGTTTCACTGGAGATAGTACGGAACTAAAAGAAGAAGCTCTTGCTGCTCTTCTGGCTTTCTTTTCTGCAGATTTTTGTTTATGTGCAACCAATTTATCCATTAACAAATCttcgataacatttttttgcttagatctttctcttgtaatttcttctaatttacGAGAAGTGGCAGGAGAattgagattattattattgaatgaCTCTTGATTTCTAATCTCTTCTGCTATTAATTCCGCTGTCCGAGTTTGCGCCAAGTTTttagaattctttcttttggatTTTCGGACATCTATCGAATCTTTGGCATTACTAAATTCTGCAATTCTTGATTGAAGACGCTTTACATATTCCAAATAATCCGGATTACTCGAATCTGCAAGTGTTTTTCCTTGTTGTATTTGTTCATGTACCTCTTCTTTAGGCACAATAGATTTTTGTGGATTAACAGGACTAGCAAGTATTGTAATGACTTCACTGGTAGTTGTATCTTCAGCAGGTTCGACTATTAATAAACTATCTTCATCCATAGATTGCAATGAATCATTGTTAATTGCTTCTGAGATAGTTTGTGCTTCTTGAACAGTTCTCGACTCTGCATCAATGGAAATTGAACTTTCTTGAAGTTTACTATTCGTAGAATTCGTAGCaccatttaatttattcatgaCATCATCCATAGTTACAGGATtgatttcaatgatattttcattattaacgaTTTCCTCCTCCGAGCAAATGTCGTTTTCACATTCCAATGTTGCTATTGGCGCATCGGTTATGTTACTTCTCAAAGAAttaatagttttaatatttacaaattcaaCATATCCTCTGTTTTTAAGTAATGTTGTATTAGTCGCATCTTGAAGACTGTCGTCTAAAAGAGATTCATTGTCTGTATCCATGTAATCAATGTTCTCCCCATTTGCAAGAAGTTCCGAAGTATTATTCGATGGAAGTTCTGTTCTTCTATCTGATCTATAAGTATACGCTTGTGTATCATCcggattttctcttttcatcattGTCGTATTAAACACAGAAGATTGTCCTCCATGGAAtagatttgaattttttcttttagttacAAATTCAGGATTTATGTCGAAATCAGTATCTTGCAAATCGTAAGAAACTAAATCTTGACCATCGCGAGCCCATTCTGAAAATTCTGTTTCAGTAAGCGCAGCTGTCGTAGTTACGTCATTTTCCTCTGAATCATCTTGTTTGTTAGATATTGCAGATGCCACTGATGCTGGACTACTACAACTGCTAAtactttgtttattattatcatgtaAATCACATTCttctattttgttatttaaaacttcaattaatttatcgttatttaaagATGATTGCATTAATTGTGTTGCAATTTGTTCATCGTTTGATTGTTCATCTCGGAAAAATGAGCATTCGATAGAATCTGGTTCAAAAGTGGAACAGATATCCAAtaccttatttttttcaatacctTCGTCCAACAAAAGATCTCCATCTGTACTATGAATTTGAAGTCTTGGAGGAGATAAATTTGCAGTAAGTAATTGTTCGCCCTtgtcttcttctacttcaaCATCacttaaagataaagaatcaCTATCGATTTCTGAGTCTTCTGTACTGTCGGCTTCTttcaattcttctttatttttaaccCAATGTACTTCAGGGACAATAATTGATGTTTCGTGTAATGGACTACGAGGACGGCAACTGATATTTTCATCTAAACCAGTAGAATGAGTTTTTTCTGTAGTTTGGGTATTAACATTCTCTAGTATCAAAGATCTTGTATTggtatcattaattttattgggAGAAATTTTTTCCTCCGTTTGCTTTTTCTCGACATCTTTCATAGATTCACTGACATTGGGAGCAGTTCTAGATTTTAAGATACTCGTTTCTGTTACCAAATCTGGAAGATGTATTTTAGATGCATCTGATATTCCACTAGCAGCTTTATGTTCATAAGAATCATTGTTCGGATTAATTTTAGAAACTTGATTAACTGATAATGGTCTGACAGattgagaagaaaataacataGTAGGTGATAATGGAGAAAGTTGACTATTACTTAAATGTAATTTGCTTGTGCCTTGTAAAAATGCTTGCATTGTTGGACTTGGTTCAGGAGCTGGATTTAAAAGTTTCTGATGTTGAGAAATGGCATCTGTGAGACTTCTTAATTTTGTATCTACATTTGAAGTAGAACCAGACTTCATAACAGAGCCAGCAAGAGCTGGTCCTCCCaacaaatatcttttcttgAGTTCTAAAGACAATTTAGATGCAATTCCCTCTGTAGAATGCGTGCGATTTAATAGGTAGTCACCTTTTCGTGGATTAACTAATGGTGACAGATTGTTtgtattgaaattaaatccAAGCATTGGAGATTTTGATTCAGTTTTAGTTTCTTGTATTGTTTTTTTCGT
This genomic interval from Vespula pensylvanica isolate Volc-1 chromosome 8, ASM1446617v1, whole genome shotgun sequence contains the following:
- the LOC122631229 gene encoding F-actin-monooxygenase Mical isoform X1, whose amino-acid sequence is MDQQQQQSGKKHQTTANSPEAAIAGEVFDQFCNATTLKSILGHYRHLCELLKIKPNTINQFYPKLKSKLRSWKAQALWKKFDQRANHKCYNRGKACPNTRVLIIGGGPCGLRSAIEAQLLGAKVVVVEKRDRMSRNNVLHLWPFVIQDLRGLGAKKFFGKFCAGSIDHISIRQLQCILLKVALILGVEFHESVSFESLIPPPDNQEEAKIGWRAKTSPADHPVSQYEFDVLIGADGKRNTLEGFKRKEFRGKLAIAITANFINKRTEAEARVEEISGVAFIFNQKFFKELYQETGIDLENIVYYKDDTHYFVMTAKKHSLIDKGVILQDHADTAKLLAKENVDREALMLYAREAAEFSTEYQMMDMEFAVNHYGQPDVAMFDFTSMYAAENASRVLHHNGHRLLMILVGDSLLEPFWPTGSGCARGFLSSLDACWAIKGWGTSLTPLEVIAERESIYRLLGQTTPENLNRDYAAYTLDPHTRYPNLNSHSVTPAQVLSLVDTDDPEIIKQPAVQTEIDIPKKRRRRDLRADSQVHPDVLLRWLQKQVALYEGIHIEDMGASFKSGLAICAIIHRYRPDLIDFYSLQTTEAATNNQLAFDILEKELGIPPVMTGEEMSQCDVPDKLAMFSYLTQIYEVFRKEIPHIKHPKLEIDNEEISSHLILSHLTAEQKAQLLGHIVKQESATRTRHSRLRQSSENIQQHGDKKGDTISRRSRKRRSMEKIGATVEERLKRLDEIEKNRVEHMKRRQFLRKMATQQFYKSMQMLQANAKRERDEPFEDYSIFLYRQTAPDFKDRVKDLEQKILHPDRESKLHASHHRYGIDEEFSGRIKNIEHKLKGSGLPEKKPRDLLRAIGKIEKTDWNIKEIERKIEENKMGHGVRHDKVERVPKWSREQISICFIQFLARQIKMEKKGHDPKDADSKYAEIDNTLKNIDKKIKEGNVLGHNKVSAMAEQFSSKTQDTEPKVQKSNTKTPLTLPAQGGSEMCHFCNKRVYLMERLSAEGKYFHRGCFRCEYCSTSLRIGNHTYDRLKNGGRFYCTQHFGLPGTMKARIEKKKSTVNKENVANTSVNAIVPEKINIQTEGVVGLDLLDRGQTPERIEFENLARVSDTEEAHSQMDEDEWTDRNFGASAAEMGSSDDISDMSDSDDDNEVFEEAIDQPLTTEGTLELAKNWTLRYSNSQNAAGQSDTGSNEYEDSSDEYTSEEDESSTATEDEDDARARELRKQEVWLPVPPMSSDTDTGSETEVASDDGSTEESEENSATEISTDSEFEHDGVTPTQHEIPEITINDAYVRKTRGNYVEPKKVQVKSKIISSINGKFKQEKDSEGKVDSGDLNPTKKTIQETKTESKSPMLGFNFNTNNLSPLVNPRKGDYLLNRTHSTEGIASKLSLELKKRYLLGGPALAGSVMKSGSTSNVDTKLRSLTDAISQHQKLLNPAPEPSPTMQAFLQGTSKLHLSNSQLSPLSPTMLFSSQSVRPLSVNQVSKINPNNDSYEHKAASGISDASKIHLPDLVTETSILKSRTAPNVSESMKDVEKKQTEEKISPNKINDTNTRSLILENVNTQTTEKTHSTGLDENISCRPRSPLHETSIIVPEVHWVKNKEELKEADSTEDSEIDSDSLSLSDVEVEEDKGEQLLTANLSPPRLQIHSTDGDLLLDEGIEKNKVLDICSTFEPDSIECSFFRDEQSNDEQIATQLMQSSLNNDKLIEVLNNKIEECDLHDNNKQSISSCSSPASVASAISNKQDDSEENDVTTTAALTETEFSEWARDGQDLVSYDLQDTDFDINPEFVTKRKNSNLFHGGQSSVFNTTMMKRENPDDTQAYTYRSDRRTELPSNNTSELLANGENIDYMDTDNESLLDDSLQDATNTTLLKNRGYVEFVNIKTINSLRSNITDAPIATLECENDICSEEEIVNNENIIEINPVTMDDVMNKLNGATNSTNSKLQESSISIDAESRTVQEAQTISEAINNDSLQSMDEDSLLIVEPAEDTTTSEVITILASPVNPQKSIVPKEEVHEQIQQGKTLADSSNPDYLEYVKRLQSRIAEFSNAKDSIDVRKSKRKNSKNLAQTRTAELIAEEIRNQESFNNNNLNSPATSRKLEEITRERSKQKNVIEDLLMDKLVAHKQKSAEKKARRAARASSFSSVLSPVKLPTIAAAANNTSATKFVPTSLETQISNSHNMTFADAKKILQTEQSLPVDSNISSQKAENNESTSYKKSTNQTEQSENFASPKSHNEMDKDFKTPIAPPRCKHEEAKRTTEKARQDARERARLKSDEDLGLSPEDKIKELKMKFARRQHSVEERRKTEDIASPEVKSRSFSFTISKPGSKLQTSKSTDNMKAITKKMNLKDVSTISAKSMDELSKATNAPNSDNVTSGMKGETKKAKDPERRKSIIQAVSDFFFKKETSVSPQKDKLSMFRLTSKSKGKLYKSYSDGSDIDKVDSTKLKARPKSVCESMLIGNYLNENPPDIPPPPQDYINVTTHISDDSLSEDDTKTAALSTSQVQKATATEGSCNSISRKTKTMRKLTRQAQLKRLRMAQEIQRKLEETEVKQRELESRGVSVEKALRGEGDCSDREEADLLREWFDLMKERTELRRYEKELLVRAQEVQLEDRHERLQQELRERLADDDEKKTSADVEKEGEILTEMLEIVEKRDTLIALLEEERQRYQDEDRDLEAQMLAKGLRLIPMKKVGSKYSV